One genomic window of Pocillopora verrucosa isolate sample1 chromosome 8, ASM3666991v2, whole genome shotgun sequence includes the following:
- the LOC131792510 gene encoding demethylmenaquinone methyltransferase-like, with the protein MERKNCYVSSTINTASEGYKQSSRTVQNESGKMFIETEVQPQAGDTILDLGCGTGELSAYLAQLVGNSGKVVGVDPDKERLELAKKSHSNIDNLSFIEGSSSNFPGMGSESYDIIFSNYVLHWIPDKSNAFRNMYASLKRSGHAKIAAQYGSYLFPFITSAFKELNPENAEHLLGMFNFEARSTIEQYCSAAGFDIVKSYDAQIAQYVFESTETLLKWLWSTTHGAFDPSLVTEDRLQNYYPYSSRNGQPPFDFSGIEEESTICRLVANKQVS; encoded by the coding sequence ATGGAACGGAAAAATTGTTATGTTTCATCGACTATCAACACTGCCTCTGAGGGTTACAAGCAAAGCTCTCGTACTGTGCAAAACGAGTCTGGTAAAATGTTCATAGAGACCGAAGTTCAACCCCAAGCCGGAGACACGATCTTAGACCTCGGTTGTGGCACAGGAGAGCTGTCTGCATATCTTGCTCAGCTTGTTGGAAACAGTGGAAAGGTTGTGGGTGTTGATCCTGACAAAGAACGCCTTGAACTTGCTAAAAAATCACACAGTAATATCGACAATCTTTCGTTTATCGAGGGgagctcttcaaacttccctgGTATGGGCTCAGAATCCTACGACATTATCTTCAGCAACTACGTGCTGCACTGGATTCCAGACAAATCCAATGCGTTTCGGAATATGTACGCTAGCCTGAAGCGGAGTGGTCATGCCAAAATTGCAGCTCAGTACGGCAGCTATTTATTCCCATTCATAACAAGCGCCTTTAAGGAACTGAATCCAGAAAATGCCGAACATCTACTTGGTATGTTCAATTTTGAAGCGAGGTCAACGATCGAGCAATATTGTTCAGCAGCCGGGTTTGATATTGTCAAAAGTTATGATGCTCAGATCGCACAATATGTGTTTGAAAGCACTGAGACGCTTTTGAAGTGGCTTTGGTCCACTACACATGGTGCTTTTGATCCTTCGCTAGTAACCGAAGATCGCCTACAGAATTATTATCCATATTCAAGTCGAAATGGTCAACCTCCATTTGACTTCAGCGGAATTGAAGAGGAGTCAACTATTTGTCGATTGGTGGCCAACAAACAAGTTTCTTAG